A DNA window from Streptomyces asoensis contains the following coding sequences:
- a CDS encoding putative bifunctional diguanylate cyclase/phosphodiesterase has protein sequence MTAEPDGPEDRLRRFATIWSRAVYPVTSTSLTRPELEEQLLPLARRLRGALLERAFDSDTARAVGAALVDGHCTDPEALARTLDCVDAYLVLYCGEDGPQEELRTRCSRLQHAMAAGYAQALRERTLAEQEAIAQAALRAQGVVAQALHASEARFRAVFEGAAIGIGIADLDGNVLQVNGALLRMFGGSEQTLRGRRVQDLTHPEDAPQTWKLYDELVRGEREHYHTEKAFSRPDGTVLWTNLTVSLLRDADGNPQYSLALMEDTTERRLLNLRLRYEATHDALTGLPNRTLFFERLEKALGAAEGQRFGLCYLDLDGFKTINDSLGHAAGDRLLVEVADRLQSCATAPGEMVARLGGDEFVALTTGPDTRHEVDELAARIMNVLVAPVRIDGRELTVRGSIGIVEGPAGERSAAEVLRSADITMYRAKSAGGNRFELADAEADARAITRHGLTTALPAALDRGEFFIEYQPLVHLGDGSVRGAEALVRWLHPQHGVLGPDRFIPLAEHTGLIVPLGRWVLEESVRQAGEWREHNGDTGPLRINVNLSPCQLTHPGLVQDTVDILERAGVAPESLCLEVTESALIGADDDLLKPLRRLAEMGVDIALDDFGTGYSNLANLRRLPVSVLKLDRSFTQGMQQFPADPVDLKIVEGIVSLAHSLDLAVTVEGVETGAQAEQLRILGCDTAQGWYYARPGPPDRLHDLALVDATG, from the coding sequence GTGACCGCGGAGCCGGACGGGCCGGAGGACAGACTGCGGCGGTTCGCGACGATCTGGAGCCGGGCCGTGTACCCGGTCACCTCGACCTCGCTGACCAGGCCCGAACTCGAGGAGCAGCTCCTGCCGCTCGCCCGCCGCCTGCGCGGGGCACTGCTGGAGCGGGCCTTCGACTCCGACACCGCGAGGGCGGTCGGCGCCGCCCTCGTCGACGGCCACTGCACCGACCCCGAGGCGCTCGCCCGCACCCTCGACTGCGTCGACGCCTACCTGGTGCTCTACTGCGGTGAGGACGGCCCGCAGGAGGAGCTGCGCACCCGCTGCTCACGGCTCCAGCACGCCATGGCGGCCGGGTACGCCCAGGCGCTGCGCGAGCGCACGCTCGCCGAGCAGGAGGCCATCGCCCAGGCCGCACTGCGGGCCCAGGGTGTGGTCGCGCAGGCGCTGCACGCCAGCGAGGCCCGCTTCCGCGCGGTGTTCGAGGGCGCCGCGATAGGGATCGGCATCGCCGACCTCGACGGCAACGTCCTCCAGGTCAACGGGGCCCTGCTGCGCATGTTCGGCGGCTCCGAGCAGACCCTGCGCGGCCGCCGGGTGCAGGACCTGACCCACCCCGAGGACGCGCCCCAGACCTGGAAGCTCTACGACGAGCTCGTCCGCGGCGAGCGCGAGCACTACCACACGGAGAAGGCGTTCAGCCGGCCCGACGGAACGGTCCTGTGGACCAATCTGACGGTCTCCCTGCTGCGGGACGCCGACGGCAACCCCCAGTACTCGCTGGCCCTGATGGAGGACACCACCGAGCGCAGGCTGCTCAACCTCCGGCTGCGCTACGAGGCCACCCACGACGCGCTCACCGGCCTGCCCAACCGGACCCTGTTCTTCGAACGGCTGGAGAAGGCGCTCGGCGCCGCCGAGGGCCAGCGCTTCGGGCTGTGCTACCTCGACCTGGACGGCTTCAAGACCATCAACGACAGCCTCGGGCACGCGGCCGGCGACCGTCTGCTGGTCGAGGTCGCCGACCGGTTGCAGTCCTGCGCCACCGCGCCGGGCGAGATGGTCGCGCGCCTGGGCGGCGACGAGTTCGTGGCGCTGACCACCGGGCCCGACACCAGGCACGAGGTCGACGAACTGGCCGCGCGCATCATGAACGTCCTGGTCGCGCCCGTGCGCATCGACGGCCGCGAACTGACCGTGCGCGGCAGCATCGGCATCGTGGAGGGCCCGGCGGGGGAGCGCAGCGCGGCGGAGGTGCTGCGCAGCGCCGACATCACCATGTACCGCGCCAAGTCGGCGGGCGGCAACCGCTTCGAGCTGGCCGACGCGGAGGCCGACGCCCGCGCGATCACCCGCCACGGCCTGACCACCGCGCTGCCGGCCGCCCTGGACCGCGGCGAGTTCTTCATCGAGTACCAGCCGCTCGTCCACCTCGGCGACGGCAGTGTGCGAGGCGCGGAGGCGCTGGTGCGCTGGCTGCATCCACAGCACGGGGTGCTCGGCCCCGACCGGTTCATCCCGCTGGCCGAGCACACCGGGCTGATCGTGCCGCTCGGCCGCTGGGTCCTCGAGGAATCGGTCCGGCAGGCCGGCGAGTGGCGGGAGCACAACGGCGACACCGGCCCGCTGCGCATCAACGTCAACCTCTCCCCGTGCCAGCTCACCCATCCCGGTCTGGTGCAGGACACCGTCGACATCCTGGAACGCGCCGGGGTCGCCCCCGAGTCGCTGTGCCTCGAGGTCACCGAGTCGGCGTTGATCGGCGCCGACGACGACCTGCTCAAGCCGCTGCGCCGGCTCGCGGAGATGGGCGTCGACATCGCCCTGGACGACTTCGGCACCGGCTACTCCAACCTGGCCAACCTGCGCCGGCTCCCGGTGAGCGTGCTCAAACTGGACCGTTCCTTCACCCAGGGAATGCAGCAGTTCCCGGCGGACCCCGTCGATCTCAAGATCGTCGAGGGGATCGTCTCCCTCGCCCACAGCCTGGACCTCGCGGTCACCGTGGAGGGCGTGGAGACCGGCGCGCAGGCCGAGCAGCTGCGGATACTGGGCTGCGACACGGCCCAGGGCTGGTACTACGCCCGCCCCGGCCCGCCGGACCGGCTGCACGACCTGGCCCTGGTCGACGCCACGGGGTGA
- a CDS encoding SAM-dependent methyltransferase, translating to MERPAWAPRSIDISVPSVSRIYDHYLGGSHNFEVDREAARKAMEFMPGLPKISQANRAFMRRAVRYAVGEGVTQFLDIGSGIPTFGNVHEVAQAARPGARVVYVDHDPVAVAHSEAVLADNADADVVAADLRKPREILHSAQVGQLLDLDRPVALLLVAVLHFVEDADDPYAAVAELGAALAPGSLLVLTHASYEGIPLPAEQAERAVDVYKDIRNPLVMRSRDRIGRFFEGYDMVEPGLVPMPHWRPDTAPEDEDPWALSGFAGVGRTA from the coding sequence ATGGAGCGACCCGCCTGGGCCCCGCGGAGCATCGACATCTCGGTGCCGAGCGTCTCGCGGATCTACGACCACTACCTGGGCGGCTCGCACAACTTCGAGGTCGACCGGGAAGCGGCCCGCAAGGCGATGGAGTTCATGCCGGGACTTCCCAAGATCAGCCAGGCGAACCGGGCGTTCATGCGTCGCGCCGTGCGGTACGCGGTGGGCGAGGGCGTCACCCAGTTCCTCGACATCGGCTCCGGCATCCCCACCTTCGGCAACGTGCACGAGGTGGCCCAGGCCGCCCGTCCGGGAGCCAGGGTGGTCTACGTCGACCACGACCCGGTGGCCGTCGCGCACAGCGAGGCCGTCCTCGCGGACAACGCCGACGCCGACGTCGTCGCCGCCGACCTGCGCAAACCGCGGGAGATCCTGCACAGCGCGCAGGTGGGACAACTGCTCGACCTCGACCGGCCGGTGGCGCTGCTGCTGGTCGCCGTACTGCACTTCGTCGAGGACGCGGACGACCCGTACGCGGCGGTGGCCGAACTCGGCGCCGCGCTCGCGCCGGGCAGTCTGCTGGTGCTCACGCATGCCTCGTACGAGGGAATCCCGCTGCCGGCCGAGCAGGCCGAGCGCGCGGTGGACGTGTACAAGGACATCCGCAACCCGCTGGTCATGCGCTCGCGTGACCGGATCGGGCGGTTCTTCGAAGGGTACGACATGGTGGAGCCCGGACTGGTGCCGATGCCGCACTGGCGGCCGGACACGGCACCGGAGGACGAGGACCCCTGGGCCCTCTCCGGTTTCGCCGGCGTGGGGCGTACGGCGTGA
- a CDS encoding SCO0930 family lipoprotein, whose amino-acid sequence MKTTWRSASLAAGAVAVLALTTACGSESGTSASSQNVGATAPAGGIAGVGSGYGSVGGGASASAPGGVGTGAGAQGASAGELAISANSQLGKILTDSAGKTLYRFDADTAEPPKSNCDGDCATAWPPVSADDISAGDGIDKSLLGEVTRTDGSKQLTVGGWPAYYYAKDAKAGDTTGQGVGNKWFALAPDGKKAKSSGSGSSSEASTAGLSVRKDPNLGEIVVDKDGMTVYRFLKDKAWPEPVSNCNGACLEKWPAVAPVDFAETKGIQKKGYMNFTRSDGTKQQTINCSPIYTFSGDKAPGDINGQGVGGTWYAVAPDGKLVGAPAQ is encoded by the coding sequence ATGAAGACCACCTGGCGGAGCGCCTCACTCGCGGCTGGTGCGGTGGCCGTTCTGGCGCTGACGACGGCGTGCGGTTCTGAGAGCGGCACGTCGGCGTCGAGCCAGAACGTCGGAGCCACGGCTCCGGCCGGTGGCATCGCGGGCGTCGGCAGCGGTTACGGCAGTGTCGGCGGCGGGGCCAGCGCCAGCGCCCCCGGCGGCGTCGGCACGGGTGCCGGGGCTCAGGGCGCGAGCGCCGGTGAACTGGCGATCTCCGCGAACAGCCAGCTCGGCAAGATCCTCACCGACAGCGCCGGCAAGACCCTCTACCGCTTCGACGCGGACACCGCGGAACCCCCGAAGTCGAACTGCGACGGCGACTGCGCGACCGCCTGGCCGCCCGTCTCCGCCGACGACATCTCCGCCGGCGACGGCATCGACAAGTCGCTGCTCGGCGAGGTCACCCGCACCGACGGCAGCAAGCAGCTCACCGTCGGCGGCTGGCCCGCCTACTACTACGCGAAGGACGCCAAGGCCGGGGACACCACCGGGCAGGGCGTCGGCAACAAGTGGTTCGCGCTGGCCCCCGACGGCAAGAAGGCCAAGTCGTCCGGCTCCGGTTCCTCGTCCGAGGCCTCCACGGCCGGGCTGTCCGTCCGCAAGGACCCCAACCTCGGCGAGATCGTCGTCGACAAGGACGGCATGACGGTCTACCGCTTCCTCAAGGACAAGGCCTGGCCCGAGCCGGTCTCGAACTGCAACGGAGCCTGCCTCGAGAAGTGGCCGGCGGTGGCCCCCGTCGACTTCGCCGAGACCAAGGGGATCCAGAAGAAGGGCTACATGAACTTCACCCGGTCCGACGGCACCAAGCAGCAGACCATCAACTGCTCGCCGATCTACACCTTCTCCGGTGACAAGGCGCCCGGTGACATCAACGGCCAGGGCGTCGGCGGTACGTGGTACGCCGTCGCGCCCGACGGAAAGCTGGTCGGAGCGCCGGCGCAGTAG
- a CDS encoding DUF4239 domain-containing protein — translation MPEWLVLTLAMLAACAVVVAITLLRARRAPEDEDPSETPDVIEYMTMWIGVVYAIVLGLAIAGVWEARSVAQDHVQAEAQALHEISERVRVYPAGTRDRIREDVNAYVGHVVTTEWKAMADGDGVTGRGDELLRRVRVDVTDYRPASDFEAQAYQPLLDQLAAADQARNARAESTGATMPGVVWFGLLVGAAITIGMVFALQIRRTARELVLAGLFSALIAFLLFLIWDFDAPYSRGVTASAEPFLRLFPGVTG, via the coding sequence TTGCCGGAATGGCTTGTTCTCACCCTCGCGATGCTCGCCGCCTGCGCGGTGGTGGTCGCCATCACCCTCCTGCGGGCCCGCAGGGCGCCCGAGGACGAGGACCCCTCCGAGACCCCGGACGTCATCGAGTACATGACCATGTGGATCGGCGTGGTGTACGCGATCGTCCTGGGCCTGGCCATCGCGGGGGTCTGGGAGGCGCGCAGCGTCGCCCAGGACCACGTCCAGGCGGAGGCGCAGGCGCTGCACGAGATCTCGGAGCGGGTGCGGGTCTATCCCGCCGGCACCCGTGACCGCATTCGGGAGGATGTCAACGCCTATGTCGGACACGTCGTCACCACCGAGTGGAAGGCGATGGCCGACGGCGACGGCGTGACCGGGCGGGGCGACGAACTGCTGCGGCGCGTCCGGGTGGACGTCACCGACTACCGGCCCGCCTCCGACTTCGAGGCGCAGGCCTACCAGCCGCTGCTCGACCAGCTGGCCGCGGCGGACCAGGCGCGCAACGCCAGGGCGGAGTCGACCGGGGCGACCATGCCCGGCGTGGTGTGGTTCGGGCTGCTGGTCGGGGCCGCCATCACCATCGGCATGGTCTTCGCGCTCCAGATCCGGCGCACGGCCCGCGAACTGGTGCTGGCCGGACTGTTCTCCGCCCTGATCGCCTTCCTGCTCTTCCTCATCTGGGACTTCGACGCGCCCTACAGCCGGGGTGTCACGGCGTCGGCGGAGCCGTTCCTGCGGCTGTTCCCCGGCGTCACCGGCTGA
- a CDS encoding class F sortase: protein MSAYQLSEAAEEEERRRKRAPWGVIALVLLTGLALIRNGSGEFDIGPPQPASAAAADARSADGTLGRTPAPLAFAVPNRVRIPAIRVDAPVMSVGLDTDGWVGAPPPEDPNLAGWFTGGVSPGEKGTAVVVGHVDNRLGPAVFYGLGALKKGNRVEVARADGKTAVFEIYGIEVFEKNNFPGDRVYASKGAPELRVITCGGGFSKANGYDGNVVAFARLTEVR from the coding sequence ATGTCCGCGTACCAGCTGTCCGAGGCGGCGGAAGAGGAGGAGCGGCGGCGCAAGCGCGCTCCCTGGGGCGTGATAGCGCTTGTTCTGCTGACCGGTCTCGCGCTCATCAGGAACGGATCGGGAGAGTTCGACATCGGCCCGCCGCAGCCCGCCTCGGCGGCCGCCGCGGACGCCCGCAGCGCCGACGGGACGCTCGGCCGCACCCCGGCGCCCCTGGCGTTCGCCGTGCCGAACCGGGTGCGGATCCCGGCGATCCGGGTCGACGCGCCGGTCATGTCGGTCGGCCTGGACACGGACGGCTGGGTGGGCGCGCCGCCCCCCGAGGACCCGAACCTGGCGGGCTGGTTCACCGGTGGCGTCTCGCCCGGCGAGAAGGGCACGGCGGTCGTCGTCGGACACGTCGACAACCGGCTGGGCCCCGCCGTCTTCTACGGTCTGGGGGCCCTGAAGAAGGGGAACCGCGTCGAGGTGGCGCGGGCGGACGGGAAGACCGCGGTCTTCGAGATCTACGGCATCGAGGTCTTCGAGAAGAACAACTTCCCCGGCGACCGCGTCTACGCCTCCAAGGGAGCCCCCGAACTGCGGGTCATCACCTGCGGCGGCGGCTTCTCGAAGGCCAACGGGTACGACGGGAACGTCGTCGCCTTCGCCCGCCTGACCGAGGTCCGCTGA
- a CDS encoding polysaccharide deacetylase family protein, producing MKNDQLFTRRRVLTAGAGVAAAGAAGAAGVFLWGEDDKPVRAAAPAAGAPARSLPLKPSAYRLQPLTGYGPPRAAPGRTPVRHEPLLRMTGRGRTMVLTFDDGPDPRYTPGILDTLAHYDVRAMFFVCGEMAADNQELLGRMADEGHIVGNHTWSHPLLTRLTRRRIRSEMSRTSDVIEEGYGERPRWFRAPYGAWNRDAFQLGAELGMEPLAWTVDTLDWTTPGTGSIVDRVEKGAAPGVVVLSHDAGGDRSQSVRALGEYLPRLLDSGYHITLPHRRYT from the coding sequence ATGAAGAACGATCAGTTGTTCACGCGGCGAAGGGTGTTGACCGCCGGAGCAGGCGTCGCGGCCGCGGGCGCGGCCGGCGCGGCCGGAGTGTTCCTGTGGGGCGAGGACGACAAGCCCGTCAGGGCGGCCGCCCCCGCCGCCGGAGCCCCGGCACGCAGCCTGCCGCTGAAGCCCTCCGCCTACCGCCTCCAGCCGCTCACCGGCTACGGACCCCCGCGCGCCGCCCCCGGCCGTACCCCGGTGCGCCACGAACCGCTGCTGAGGATGACCGGCCGCGGCCGCACCATGGTGCTGACCTTCGACGACGGACCCGACCCCCGTTACACCCCCGGCATCCTCGACACCCTGGCCCACTACGACGTGCGCGCGATGTTCTTCGTGTGCGGCGAGATGGCCGCCGACAACCAGGAACTGCTGGGCCGGATGGCGGACGAGGGCCACATCGTCGGCAACCACACCTGGTCCCACCCCCTGCTGACCCGGCTCACCCGCCGCCGGATCCGCTCCGAGATGTCCCGCACCAGCGACGTCATCGAAGAGGGCTACGGGGAGCGGCCGCGCTGGTTCCGGGCCCCGTACGGCGCCTGGAACCGTGACGCCTTCCAGCTCGGCGCCGAACTGGGCATGGAACCGCTCGCGTGGACCGTCGACACCCTCGACTGGACCACCCCGGGCACCGGCAGCATCGTCGACCGGGTCGAGAAGGGCGCCGCCCCCGGTGTCGTCGTGCTCTCGCACGACGCCGGGGGCGACCGCTCGCAGAGCGTGCGGGCCCTGGGCGAGTACCTGCCCCGCCTGCTGGACTCCGGGTACCACATCACCCTCCCGCACCGGCGGTACACCTGA
- the lysX gene encoding bifunctional lysylphosphatidylglycerol synthetase/lysine--tRNA ligase LysX, producing the protein MTATVDTAAAQAGRSPARRPADRFLVRVPEGFAAFFGALGLLCVLLALVPPLRRLLRPVVRFLDLLIVPVSANLAYAVFLFLLAAATAARKKAAWWLVVVYLGLLVLTDVLGVAVGLYAQSVPSLVVCALALVLLIVARGEFYAASRRAAVRRALAVLLAGLVLAVLAGWGLVELFPGTLPESQRFGWAVNRVLGGLVSARSFDGRPPRSLFFLLGLFGALALLNAAAALFRSQRMEAALHGDEEPRIRALLKAYGDQDSLGYFATRRDKAVVFSPSGKAAVTYRVEAGVCLASGDPVGDREAWPHAIAAWLDAARRHAWAPAVMGASEDGAKAFARAGLGALQLGDEAILPVASFDLGGREMRVTRQAVNRVRRTGASCRVRRHRTLGDQEMEEVIGRADAWRDTETERGFSMALDRLGDPADGDCLLVEALDGDGRLLALLSFVPWGADGISLDLMRRDRSAPNGVMEFMVADLCAAAPKLGVRRISLNFAVFRSAFEEGARIGAGPVLRLWRRLLLFFSRWWQLEALYRSNAKYHPEWYPRFLCYADAGSLARVGLASGIAEGFVSVPSLRKLWGKRNARGGPRPATTEGLPPTEALGLDAGDGAGDAGPDAGLPEQVRVRHRKLDRLRAEGTDPYPVGVPSRTHTLAGIPTGETVTVAGRMMRVRDFGGVVFVTLRDWSGDHQLALTRDALGSFRTTTDLGDHLVVTGTAGTSDKGEPTVFVTSWQLTAKCLRPLPDKRRGLTDPEAKVRMRYLDLVASPAARDVVRARSHAVQALRQGLLERGYLEVETPMLQRIHGGANARPFTTHINAYDLDLHLRIAPELYLKRLCVGGLEKVFEMGRTFRNEGVSYKHNPEFTMLEAYQAYADYDVMLDLARELVQGAATAAFGAPVARKDGREYDISGPWPVRTVHDAISEALGEEIGPDTPLADLLRLCDRAGVPYTPDDGRGDVVLEMYERLVEERTQLPTFYKDFPTDVSPLTRQHRVDPRLAERWDLVAFGTELGTAYSELTDPVEQRRRLTEQSLLAAGGDPEAMELDEDFLDALEYAMPPTGGLGIGVDRLVMFLTGLTIRETLPFPLVRHR; encoded by the coding sequence ATGACCGCCACCGTGGACACCGCCGCGGCCCAGGCCGGTCGGAGCCCGGCCCGGCGGCCCGCGGACCGCTTCCTGGTCCGGGTCCCGGAGGGCTTCGCGGCCTTCTTCGGCGCCCTGGGCCTGCTCTGCGTCCTGCTGGCCCTGGTGCCGCCGCTGCGCAGGCTGCTGCGCCCGGTGGTCCGCTTCCTGGACCTGCTGATCGTGCCGGTGAGCGCCAACCTCGCCTACGCCGTCTTCCTCTTCCTGCTGGCCGCCGCCACCGCCGCCCGCAAGAAGGCCGCATGGTGGCTCGTCGTCGTCTACCTCGGCCTGCTCGTCCTGACCGACGTCCTCGGCGTGGCCGTCGGCCTGTACGCGCAGTCCGTCCCGTCCCTGGTGGTGTGCGCGCTCGCACTGGTCCTCCTGATCGTCGCCCGCGGCGAGTTCTACGCCGCCTCCCGTCGGGCGGCGGTCCGGCGGGCCCTCGCGGTGCTCCTCGCCGGTCTGGTCCTCGCCGTCCTCGCGGGCTGGGGCCTGGTGGAGCTGTTCCCGGGCACCCTGCCGGAGAGCCAGCGCTTCGGATGGGCCGTCAACCGGGTGCTGGGCGGGCTGGTCTCCGCCCGCTCCTTCGACGGCCGTCCGCCCCGCTCCCTGTTCTTCCTGCTCGGCCTCTTCGGCGCCCTGGCGCTGCTCAACGCCGCCGCCGCGCTCTTCCGCTCCCAGCGGATGGAGGCGGCTCTGCACGGGGACGAGGAACCCCGCATCCGCGCCCTGCTCAAGGCCTACGGCGACCAGGACTCGCTCGGCTACTTCGCCACCCGGCGCGACAAGGCCGTCGTCTTCTCGCCCAGCGGCAAGGCCGCCGTCACCTACCGGGTCGAGGCCGGGGTCTGCCTGGCCAGCGGCGACCCCGTCGGCGACCGCGAGGCCTGGCCGCACGCCATCGCGGCCTGGCTGGACGCGGCCCGCCGGCACGCCTGGGCGCCCGCGGTCATGGGCGCCTCCGAGGACGGCGCGAAGGCCTTCGCCCGCGCCGGGCTCGGCGCCCTGCAACTCGGCGACGAGGCGATCCTGCCGGTCGCCTCCTTCGACCTCGGCGGCCGTGAGATGCGGGTGACCCGGCAGGCCGTGAACAGGGTGCGCCGCACCGGCGCCTCCTGCCGGGTCCGCCGCCACCGCACCCTCGGCGACCAGGAGATGGAGGAGGTGATCGGCCGCGCGGACGCCTGGCGCGACACCGAGACCGAACGCGGCTTCTCCATGGCCCTGGACCGCCTCGGCGACCCCGCCGACGGCGACTGCCTCCTCGTGGAGGCACTGGACGGCGACGGCCGCCTCCTGGCCCTCCTGTCGTTCGTGCCCTGGGGCGCGGACGGCATCTCCCTGGACCTCATGCGCCGCGACCGCTCCGCCCCCAACGGCGTCATGGAGTTCATGGTCGCCGACCTGTGCGCCGCCGCCCCGAAACTCGGCGTGCGCCGGATCTCGCTCAACTTCGCCGTCTTCCGTTCCGCCTTCGAGGAGGGCGCGCGCATCGGCGCCGGACCCGTCCTGCGGCTGTGGCGCCGGCTGCTGCTGTTCTTCTCGAGGTGGTGGCAGCTGGAGGCCCTCTACCGCTCCAACGCCAAGTACCACCCCGAGTGGTACCCGCGCTTCCTCTGCTACGCCGACGCCGGCTCCCTGGCCAGGGTCGGCCTCGCCTCCGGCATCGCCGAGGGCTTCGTCTCGGTGCCCTCCCTGCGCAAGCTCTGGGGCAAGCGGAACGCGCGCGGCGGGCCCCGCCCCGCCACCACCGAGGGCCTGCCGCCGACGGAGGCGCTCGGCCTCGACGCAGGGGACGGGGCCGGGGACGCCGGTCCGGACGCGGGTCTGCCCGAGCAGGTCCGCGTCCGGCACCGCAAGCTGGACCGGTTGCGCGCCGAGGGCACCGACCCCTACCCGGTCGGCGTGCCGTCCCGCACCCACACCCTCGCCGGGATCCCGACGGGGGAGACGGTCACCGTCGCCGGGCGGATGATGCGGGTGCGCGACTTCGGCGGCGTCGTCTTCGTCACCCTGCGCGACTGGTCGGGCGACCACCAACTCGCCCTCACCCGGGACGCCCTCGGCTCGTTCAGGACCACCACCGACCTCGGCGACCACCTCGTCGTCACCGGCACGGCGGGGACGAGCGACAAGGGCGAGCCCACCGTCTTCGTCACCTCCTGGCAGCTCACCGCCAAGTGCCTGCGCCCCCTGCCCGACAAGCGCCGCGGCCTCACCGACCCCGAGGCCAAGGTCCGCATGCGCTACCTCGACCTGGTCGCGAGCCCCGCCGCCCGCGACGTGGTCCGGGCCCGCTCGCACGCCGTGCAGGCCCTGCGCCAGGGGCTCCTGGAGCGCGGCTACCTCGAGGTCGAGACCCCGATGCTCCAGCGGATCCACGGCGGCGCCAACGCCCGCCCCTTCACCACCCACATCAACGCCTACGACCTCGACCTCCATCTGCGCATCGCCCCCGAGCTGTACCTCAAGCGGCTCTGCGTCGGCGGTCTGGAGAAGGTGTTCGAGATGGGCCGCACCTTCCGCAACGAAGGGGTCTCCTACAAGCACAACCCCGAGTTCACGATGCTGGAGGCCTACCAGGCGTACGCCGACTACGACGTGATGCTCGACCTGGCCCGCGAACTCGTCCAGGGGGCCGCCACGGCCGCCTTCGGCGCGCCGGTCGCCCGCAAGGACGGACGGGAGTACGACATCTCGGGCCCGTGGCCGGTCCGTACGGTCCACGACGCGATCTCCGAGGCGCTGGGCGAGGAGATCGGACCCGACACCCCGCTCGCGGACCTGCTCCGGCTCTGCGACCGCGCCGGGGTGCCGTACACACCCGACGACGGGCGCGGTGACGTGGTCCTGGAGATGTACGAGCGGCTGGTCGAGGAGAGAACCCAACTGCCGACCTTCTACAAGGACTTCCCCACCGACGTCTCCCCGCTCACCCGGCAGCACCGCGTCGACCCGCGACTGGCCGAACGCTGGGACCTCGTCGCCTTCGGTACGGAACTGGGCACTGCCTACTCCGAGTTGACCGACCCGGTCGAGCAACGCCGCCGTCTCACCGAGCAGTCGCTGCTCGCCGCCGGCGGGGACCCCGAGGCGATGGAGCTGGACGAGGACTTCCTCGACGCCCTGGAGTACGCGATGCCCCCGACCGGGGGCCTCGGTATCGGCGTCGACCGCCTGGTGATGTTCCTGACCGGCCTCACCATCCGCGAGACCCTCCCGTTCCCGCTGGTGCGGCACCGCTGA
- a CDS encoding universal stress protein: MTEQHSQQPAHRFERGTDGPKVILVGVDGSDSSLRAAAYAGGLARRQHALLAVVYVQPVLAAGAALGVPVAETTDEIAEGLVAQIREATERTRGIFDVRWEFHTFRGDPYGGLVKAAEQLTADAVVVGASEQAGHRIVGSVAVRLVKAGRWPVTVVP; the protein is encoded by the coding sequence GTGACGGAACAGCACTCGCAGCAGCCAGCACACCGGTTCGAGCGCGGGACGGACGGACCGAAGGTCATTCTGGTCGGCGTGGACGGCTCCGACTCCTCGCTGCGGGCCGCGGCCTACGCCGGTGGCCTGGCCCGGCGCCAGCACGCGCTGCTCGCCGTGGTGTACGTCCAGCCGGTGCTCGCGGCGGGCGCGGCCCTCGGGGTGCCGGTCGCGGAGACGACCGACGAGATCGCCGAGGGCCTAGTGGCGCAGATCCGCGAGGCCACCGAGCGCACGCGGGGGATATTCGACGTGCGCTGGGAGTTCCACACCTTCCGCGGCGACCCCTACGGCGGCCTCGTCAAGGCGGCGGAGCAGCTGACGGCCGACGCCGTGGTGGTCGGCGCCTCCGAGCAGGCCGGCCACCGCATCGTGGGCTCGGTCGCGGTACGCCTGGTCAAGGCGGGCCGCTGGCCGGTGACGGTGGTCCCCTGA